CGGGGGCGGCGGGTTGAAGAGGTCGAAACCCAGCGCAAAGACACCCGGAAGGTTCGGCTCTGCGGGATCGTCGAGTGTGGGCAGTGTCGCGTTTTTGGGCAGGAGCGCGAGGGCATAGCCTTTTGAGTTGGGTGGGGAGTCGATCCGCCACTGGGCTTCGAGTCGCATAGGGGCATTATACTTTGAAGAAACCCGGACAACGAGGTAAACCCGGACAACGAAAAGCCCGCACAACGAGTGTCCGGGCTTGAGAGGGCTACGGCTGCCTTCGCAGCCATTAAACTGTTACTCGCTGGTGGGGCGCACCGTGAGCTTGTGCTCGCGCTCTAGGCGCTCTGCCTGCTCCAGGCACACCTGGGCGGCCTGGGGGCGGTGCAGGACATTGGCATAGACATGGGCCTGGGCACGGTAGCCCCGGATCGTCTGAAGCAGCCGCTGCTCACGGGTGAGGGGGCTCACCCGCGCGACCTGGCGTCGGAGGGGCGGCAAGGTGGGGTCGGCGGGGGGCTGCAGGTAGCGGGTCAATCCGGCGGCGACACAGGGGACGCTCAAATAAAACAACACTGACTTGGGTATACGCATTTTGGATCTCCTTATATAGAGAGACAGCTCTCTCCTACTCTTAGATACGCTTGGTGCCGAATTAATCATCGGCAGCGCCAAGAATTTTTCCAGGTACACTGAGCGCTATGGAATATCGTAAGCTGGGCCGGACGGGCCTCTTTGTCTCGGAGCTGTGTTTAGGGACCATGCAGTTTGGCTGGTCAACCGACGAGCCAACGTCGCATGCGGTGATGGATGCCTATGTGGAGGCGGGCGGGACCTTCCTGGATACCGCCGATATCTACACGACTTGGGCGGGTGATGCGAGCTACGGCGGCAAGACTGAGGAGATCATGGGGCGCTGGTTTGCGGCCCGTGGCAACCGGGAGAAGGTGATCCTGGCGAGCAAGGTCCGTGGGCGCATGACCCCCGGCCCCAACGGCGAGGGACTCTCACGCAAGCGGGTGATCCAGTGCTGTGAGGAGTCGCTCCGCCGCCTCCAGACCGACTATCTCGATCTCTACCAGTGCCACTGGGTGGACCTCAACACGCCCATTGAAGAAACTCTGGCGGCGATGCAGACTCTGGTGGAGCAGGGGAAAGTCCGCTATATCGGGGCGAGCAACTACCCCGCGTGGCGGCTGATGGAGGCGCTCTGGCACTCCGACAAGCGCAGCTACCCGCGCTTTGATAGCTACCAGCCCGAGTACAACCTGATGGACCGCCAGCTCTTCGAGTACGAGGCGATGCCGCTGTGCAAGCACTATGGCCTGGGCGTGATTCCCTACTCGCCTCTCGCGGGGGGCTTTCTGACGGGCAAGTACCGTGCAGGCTCCGAGAAGCCCAATAGCGTCCGCGCCGATGGCGCACTAAATCGCTACGGCAACGAGCGCGGCTGGGCCGTGATCGATGCCCTGGAGCAGATCGGCAACGACAACGGCAAGACAGTCGCACAGACCGCGCTGGCGTGGCTACTGACCAACCCTGTCGTGACCTCGCCGATCATCGGGGCCAACAACCCGGAGCAGCTCAAAGACAGCTTGGGCGCGGCGGGCTACCGCCTTAAACCTGAGGAGCAGAGCCGCCTGAGCGAGCTGACCAAGTGGGTGCGCAACGGCCGCCCGATCTGGGATTAATCGCCGCATTTAGATCGCCCCCGTTGTAGGGGGGCGTCTAACTGTCGTCGCAGGCTCCGACACGAAGGACGCTACGCGCCCATAATTCGGTATGGCCGGAGGCCTTTGTGTCCGAGGCACGAGGACAGCAAGACGCCCCCCTCCCACGGGGGCGATCTAAAACGCGGACGCTCTACCCCAGCGCGGCTTTGAGCTTATCCAGCGAGCTCGCTTGGACTTCCTCGTGGAGCGAGCCGCCGTGGGAGTCCATGGTGACGATGCAGGGGAAGTCTTTGACCTGGAGCACCCAGATCGCCTCGGGGGAGCCGAACTCCTCTTTGAAGTAGACATCCTCGACCCCTAAGATGCACTCCGCGTAGACCTGGGCCGCGCCACCGACCGCGTGCAGGTAGACCGCGCCCTCGCTCTGGCAGGCACCGAGGGTCTTGAGGCCCATTCCGCCCTTGCCAATCACGCCGCGCAGGCCGTACTTGGCGATCAAGTCGGCCTGGTAGGGCTCCTCACGGATCGACGTGGTCGGGCCCGCCGCCGTGATCCGATACGTCTTCTTGCCGCCTTCTTCGCCCTCGACCACGACCGGGCCGCAGTGGTAGATAATCCCGCCGCTGAAGTCCACACCCTCGGGGAGGGCACCGCCGCTGGCCAAGTACTTGTGGACCGCATCACGACCCGTAAAAATCCGCCCCGAGATTAAAACCTCGTCGCCTGCCTTGAGCTGCCGGATGCTCGCTTCGTCTACCGGCGTTGTTAGTCTCACCTGCGCCATAGACCAGAGTATACCCGCTTCGCCTCCCCGAGGCAGTGGCGACACTTTGCCAACGTTTTGCCGGTAGAGTAGGAGGCGGTATATAG
This genomic interval from Armatimonas rosea contains the following:
- a CDS encoding aldo/keto reductase, which gives rise to MEYRKLGRTGLFVSELCLGTMQFGWSTDEPTSHAVMDAYVEAGGTFLDTADIYTTWAGDASYGGKTEEIMGRWFAARGNREKVILASKVRGRMTPGPNGEGLSRKRVIQCCEESLRRLQTDYLDLYQCHWVDLNTPIEETLAAMQTLVEQGKVRYIGASNYPAWRLMEALWHSDKRSYPRFDSYQPEYNLMDRQLFEYEAMPLCKHYGLGVIPYSPLAGGFLTGKYRAGSEKPNSVRADGALNRYGNERGWAVIDALEQIGNDNGKTVAQTALAWLLTNPVVTSPIIGANNPEQLKDSLGAAGYRLKPEEQSRLSELTKWVRNGRPIWD
- a CDS encoding FumA C-terminus/TtdB family hydratase beta subunit, which encodes MAQVRLTTPVDEASIRQLKAGDEVLISGRIFTGRDAVHKYLASGGALPEGVDFSGGIIYHCGPVVVEGEEGGKKTYRITAAGPTTSIREEPYQADLIAKYGLRGVIGKGGMGLKTLGACQSEGAVYLHAVGGAAQVYAECILGVEDVYFKEEFGSPEAIWVLQVKDFPCIVTMDSHGGSLHEEVQASSLDKLKAALG